A stretch of Lathyrus oleraceus cultivar Zhongwan6 chromosome 6, CAAS_Psat_ZW6_1.0, whole genome shotgun sequence DNA encodes these proteins:
- the LOC127096117 gene encoding uncharacterized protein LOC127096117, whose translation MFLHDEKVTSDDEGPEPEARWKLVFDGASNVMGYGIGVILISPKNGYTPLTSRPCFNCTNNIAKYEACIMDIDTVIDLRIKILEVYEDSALVIYQVKGEWETRHHKLISYLDQVVELMVNFKEITFHHIPREENQMAYALATSSSTYKVKFHNEAPIIRIGYKYEPICCATVEEGHDNKLWFYDIKCYLQKQEYPTNASSGDKKTLRILESNFFLNGDVVYKTNHDMVLLKCMDRHETNMLI comes from the coding sequence ATGTTTCTACATGACGAGAAGGTCACAAGTGACGATGAAGGGCCTGAACCAGAAGCTCGATGGAAGCTTGTGTTCGATGGAGCATCAAATGTTATGGGGTATGGAATTGGTGTTATCTTAATTTCTCCAAAGAATGGCTACACTCCTCTCACATCAAGACCATGCTTCAACTGCACAAACAATATCGCAAAATACGAAGCATGTATCATGGATATTGATACTGTTATAGATCTAAGGATCAAGATCCTAGAGGTGTATGAAGACTCTGCTCTGGTCATTTATCAAGTAAAAGGAGAATGGGAAACCCGTCACCATAAACTGATCTCATACCTTGATCAGGTCGTAGAACTGATGGTGAATTTCAAGGAAATCACCTTTCACCATATTCCTAGAGAAGAAAATCAGATGGCATATGCTTTGGCTACATCATCATCAACGTACAAGGTTAAATTTCATAATGAAGCCCCGATCATAAGAATAGGTTATAAATATGAACCAATATGTTGTGCAACAGTTGAAGAGGGACATGACAATAAGTTGTGGTTCTATGACATCAAGTGTTACCTTCAGAAACAAGAGTACCCTACAAATGCTTCAAGCGGGGACAAGAAAACTCTTAGAATATTGGAATCTAATTTCTTCCTCAATGGTGATGTGGTTTACAAGACAAACCATGACATGGTGCTGCTcaaatgcatggatagacacgaaacaaaCATGCTCATCTAG